Proteins encoded by one window of Acidipropionibacterium virtanenii:
- a CDS encoding FitA-like ribbon-helix-helix domain-containing protein produces MPALQIRDVPEDARDLLAERARQNGQSLNSFLRDVVMREAGFARNAALVDEISAWPHEPGFGADEVLEALDAGRQGR; encoded by the coding sequence ATGCCAGCACTTCAGATCCGCGACGTCCCCGAGGATGCTCGTGACCTCCTCGCCGAGAGAGCGCGTCAGAACGGTCAGAGCCTGAACAGCTTTCTGCGCGACGTCGTCATGCGGGAGGCTGGATTCGCCCGTAATGCAGCTCTGGTGGACGAGATCTCGGCATGGCCTCACGAGCCGGGCTTCGGGGCCGACGAGGTCCTGGAGGCTCTGGACGCCGGCCGTCAGGGACGGTGA
- a CDS encoding anaerobic glycerol-3-phosphate dehydrogenase subunit C — MGVIEETFAGHEVSRASLDNCVKCTICETVCPVAKANPLFTGPKYNGPQAERFRDGASVDHSLEWCDFCGICTLNCPQGVKIAELNEQAAAKMKAQNGVPLRDRIIPETNMEGMLLSPIAPVANWALGIRPLRVAIEKVIKIHRDAPMPTAHTETLAKWLKHRKKTDVKPTKGPVVFFQGCAGGYFETETSKKSIEVLEHLGYEVFVPKQSCCGLAKQSNGLFKGATKDILNLCDNLLKFDNELPVVSSSGSCIGMVKHEAHEIMGVDDPRLENVSVRSRDFCEFIMEEYRAGRLDLSELREVDLTVPYHQPCQVKSQGMGFPAIDMMELVPGVTVVESNEPCCGIAGTYGLKAERYDTAQKIGKGVFEHMQNYNEGVGVCDTETCRWQIAKSSGVKIVHPVWLLHHALGLSDNLLK, encoded by the coding sequence ATGGGAGTCATTGAGGAGACCTTCGCCGGGCACGAGGTGTCCCGCGCCTCCCTGGACAACTGCGTCAAGTGCACCATCTGCGAGACGGTGTGCCCGGTCGCCAAGGCCAACCCGCTGTTCACCGGACCGAAGTACAACGGCCCGCAGGCCGAGCGGTTCCGCGACGGGGCGTCGGTCGACCACTCCCTGGAGTGGTGCGACTTCTGCGGCATCTGCACGCTGAACTGCCCGCAGGGCGTCAAGATCGCCGAGCTCAACGAGCAGGCCGCGGCGAAGATGAAGGCCCAGAACGGTGTGCCGCTGAGGGACCGGATCATCCCCGAGACCAATATGGAGGGCATGCTCCTGTCGCCCATCGCCCCGGTGGCGAACTGGGCGCTGGGAATCCGGCCGCTGCGCGTGGCGATCGAGAAGGTCATCAAGATCCACCGCGACGCCCCGATGCCCACCGCCCACACCGAGACCCTGGCCAAGTGGCTCAAGCACCGCAAGAAGACCGACGTCAAGCCCACCAAGGGCCCCGTCGTGTTCTTCCAGGGCTGCGCCGGCGGCTACTTCGAGACCGAGACCTCCAAGAAGAGCATCGAGGTGCTGGAGCACCTGGGCTACGAGGTCTTCGTCCCCAAGCAGTCCTGCTGCGGCCTGGCCAAGCAGTCCAACGGGCTGTTCAAGGGCGCCACCAAGGACATCCTCAACCTGTGCGACAACCTGCTGAAGTTCGACAACGAACTTCCCGTGGTGTCGTCGTCGGGTTCGTGCATCGGCATGGTCAAGCATGAGGCGCACGAGATCATGGGCGTCGACGATCCCCGTCTGGAGAACGTCTCGGTGCGCTCGCGGGACTTCTGCGAGTTCATCATGGAGGAGTACCGGGCCGGGCGCCTGGACCTCTCCGAGCTGCGCGAGGTCGATCTCACGGTGCCGTACCACCAGCCCTGCCAGGTCAAGAGCCAGGGAATGGGGTTCCCGGCCATCGACATGATGGAGCTGGTCCCCGGCGTCACGGTCGTTGAGTCCAACGAGCCCTGCTGCGGCATCGCCGGCACCTACGGCCTGAAGGCCGAGCGCTACGACACCGCGCAGAAGATCGGCAAGGGCGTCTTCGAGCACATGCAGAACTACAACGAGGGCGTGGGCGTCTGCGACACCGAGACCTGCCGCTGGCAGATCGCCAAGTCGTCGGGGGTCAAGATCGTCCACCCGGTGTGGCTCCTGCACCATGCGCTGGGGCTGTCGGACAATCTGTTGAAGTGA
- a CDS encoding lactococcin 972 family bacteriocin, with protein sequence MKISKIRSALSVAAVAALLGAGLAPTAWASGAGGGNFTCVQTSSVPRVGHITSTYYHASRSHYATAKGRSYQTISAGAGKTAKAVAERASSGNACYWGFNS encoded by the coding sequence ATGAAAATCTCGAAGATCCGAAGCGCCTTGAGCGTGGCCGCTGTGGCGGCACTGCTCGGGGCGGGCCTCGCCCCGACGGCGTGGGCGAGCGGAGCAGGTGGAGGGAATTTCACCTGCGTGCAGACCAGTAGTGTGCCCAGAGTCGGGCACATCACATCCACCTACTACCATGCGAGCCGCTCACACTACGCGACAGCGAAAGGCCGAAGCTACCAAACCATAAGCGCTGGGGCGGGAAAAACCGCTAAGGCCGTGGCGGAGCGCGCTTCGAGTGGCAACGCCTGCTACTGGGGCTTCAACAGCTAG
- a CDS encoding ATP-binding cassette domain-containing protein produces MTLTVDELTVQYRRRTAVDAVSWRLDEGFHALLGPNGAGKSSLLRAIATLQPASGIVELDGRTGTAIREQLGYCPQENLGRSRFTVREHLAYLCWLHRIPDSKTPAEVDRVVELVSLTDRADDRISALSGGMRRRVGIGSALVGRPSLVILDEPSAGLDVAQRESLSAVLQRVAADAITIVSTHIVEDVLDHADTLTVMDQSRFVFSGAFDEFAGSRDLEAVRSRYLEMVTP; encoded by the coding sequence ATGACACTGACTGTCGACGAGCTGACGGTGCAATACCGAAGGCGAACCGCCGTCGACGCGGTGTCCTGGCGGTTGGATGAGGGCTTCCACGCGCTGCTGGGCCCCAATGGCGCGGGGAAGTCCTCACTGCTGCGCGCCATCGCCACCCTGCAGCCGGCGTCGGGAATCGTCGAGCTCGACGGACGCACCGGGACGGCGATCCGCGAACAGCTGGGCTACTGCCCCCAGGAGAACCTCGGCAGATCACGGTTCACGGTGCGCGAGCACCTGGCCTACTTGTGCTGGCTGCACCGGATACCCGACTCCAAAACCCCGGCCGAGGTGGATCGCGTCGTCGAACTGGTATCTCTCACCGACCGTGCCGACGATCGCATCTCCGCCCTGTCCGGTGGAATGCGCCGTCGGGTCGGCATCGGCTCGGCCCTGGTGGGACGGCCATCCCTGGTGATCCTTGACGAACCCTCGGCGGGGCTGGACGTCGCCCAGCGTGAATCGCTGTCGGCAGTGCTGCAACGCGTCGCAGCCGACGCGATCACGATCGTGTCGACCCACATCGTCGAGGACGTGCTCGACCACGCCGACACCCTGACCGTGATGGATCAGAGCCGCTTCGTCTTCAGCGGGGCCTTCGACGAGTTCGCCGGATCACGCGATCTGGAGGCCGTGCGCTCCCGCTATCTGGAGATGGTGACGCCGTGA
- a CDS encoding type II toxin-antitoxin system VapC family toxin, with protein MIVVDGSAAALLFGDADRDSRVLSARRILREDLDWAVPEHWRIEVMSVVRGLSLAGTLSPERAARVVAWLGRVTVLTLPTVPALVRVCELRANLSAYDAAYVAVAESHGLTLVTADARISRSGAARCQIRVIS; from the coding sequence GTGATCGTCGTCGATGGCTCCGCTGCGGCCCTGCTATTCGGCGACGCCGACCGGGATTCGCGGGTTCTCTCGGCTCGGCGGATCCTGCGCGAGGATCTGGACTGGGCGGTGCCGGAGCACTGGCGGATCGAGGTGATGTCGGTAGTCCGGGGTTTGAGCCTGGCCGGCACGCTCAGCCCGGAGCGTGCGGCCAGGGTCGTTGCCTGGCTTGGGAGGGTCACGGTGCTCACCTTGCCGACCGTCCCGGCCCTGGTCCGGGTCTGCGAGCTTCGCGCGAACCTCAGCGCCTACGACGCGGCATATGTGGCAGTGGCCGAGAGCCATGGCCTGACTCTGGTGACGGCCGATGCGCGCATCTCCCGTTCCGGTGCGGCCCGATGCCAGATCCGCGTCATCTCGTGA
- a CDS encoding bacteriocin-associated integral membrane family protein encodes MHRVARASIIVSVIFTAVLTFQIFISVDEAQPAGTHTTFTIDHVDSPKKSAALRAIDESASRLHINIFKIQAGTTNSFQTRTLYAFIGDRDSLSRSGGYSYPIFSTQSQRTTITPADRITTEDLRGVYATSADHSQMTSILADLRKAGISADDSTATGLEIFVYALGPANLGAAFVIVYVALALALAYSGTTNRKAHAIKSLHGYGRAPILGAELGSAGATFGLGLAALLLVGTPVLWAVTRFHQVWRFAGFLGTGLGVLALLTAVLVTVLGGVATLRHRIPEVLKGERAPLADGVLAAATQVIVLAVVLASISGAMWRIEAVSRTSRELSRWSQMPPAYALRLSTASTHDDDLRDAPALTSIISRMDRQGTVLMTGYKGGELANGGDGTTPPGPEGSNSMIVNPKYLGVQPVLGTDGHRIRNIATARNGFTLLVPASYQGDVGALLATYTKYFKEYSCLLGAPKSTPPCAPHGRVIRTAAGQQLFTFKGTDPSPAEDQERTSLTDPVLAVVSPSSGLIGPMEYLSYTSLNSVLFFDADDLEQQLTRAGIRGHFQGIDNAADAVTETLAASRLEQRMDVFGISLGLVVLILATMVSAAVYCDRRRRTSFVQLLHGYGFTRRHGPLLAGDLGLAVLTATATMMIGGMHLPRDLAAAAILVAAQVSVAALFVRVYETRSRADFIKRP; translated from the coding sequence GTGCACCGGGTCGCACGAGCTTCTATTATAGTTTCGGTCATTTTTACCGCCGTGCTAACATTTCAGATTTTCATATCTGTTGACGAGGCCCAGCCCGCCGGAACACACACCACGTTCACTATCGACCATGTTGATTCTCCGAAAAAATCTGCCGCGCTTCGTGCGATTGATGAGTCGGCCAGTCGACTCCATATCAATATCTTCAAGATTCAGGCTGGAACGACCAACTCATTCCAGACCCGGACGTTGTACGCCTTCATCGGCGACCGGGACTCGCTCTCCCGCTCCGGTGGCTACTCCTACCCGATATTCTCTACTCAATCCCAGAGAACCACGATCACACCGGCGGACCGGATCACCACAGAGGACTTGCGCGGCGTCTACGCCACCAGCGCTGATCACTCCCAGATGACGTCGATCCTTGCCGATCTTCGCAAAGCTGGAATCAGTGCGGATGACTCGACCGCCACAGGTCTTGAGATCTTCGTGTACGCCTTGGGCCCGGCGAACCTCGGGGCTGCTTTCGTCATCGTGTACGTCGCACTCGCCCTGGCTTTGGCGTACTCGGGAACCACCAACCGCAAGGCTCACGCCATCAAGAGCCTGCACGGTTACGGTCGCGCGCCAATCCTGGGAGCCGAGCTCGGCAGTGCAGGGGCAACCTTCGGGCTCGGCCTCGCTGCCCTGCTGCTGGTCGGCACTCCGGTGCTCTGGGCGGTCACCAGGTTCCATCAGGTCTGGAGATTCGCCGGGTTCCTGGGCACAGGTCTGGGGGTCCTCGCTCTTCTGACAGCCGTCCTCGTCACCGTGCTGGGCGGAGTCGCAACCCTGCGGCACCGGATCCCCGAGGTGCTCAAAGGCGAACGCGCTCCCCTGGCCGACGGGGTGCTGGCCGCCGCCACGCAGGTGATAGTGCTCGCGGTGGTGCTGGCAAGCATCTCTGGAGCCATGTGGCGCATCGAGGCCGTCAGCCGAACGTCCCGTGAATTGAGCCGATGGTCTCAGATGCCTCCTGCATATGCCCTCAGACTCAGTACGGCCAGCACACACGACGACGACCTCCGTGACGCCCCGGCACTGACCTCCATCATCTCCCGCATGGACCGGCAGGGAACTGTTCTCATGACCGGATACAAGGGTGGCGAACTCGCCAATGGTGGCGATGGCACCACGCCACCTGGGCCCGAGGGATCCAACTCCATGATCGTCAACCCGAAGTACCTCGGTGTCCAGCCCGTCTTGGGCACCGACGGCCACCGGATCCGCAATATCGCGACCGCCCGGAATGGCTTCACCCTGCTGGTCCCCGCGTCCTATCAAGGTGACGTAGGCGCACTGCTGGCCACCTACACCAAATACTTCAAGGAATACAGCTGCCTGCTGGGCGCCCCTAAATCCACGCCACCTTGCGCCCCGCACGGCCGGGTGATCCGCACTGCCGCCGGACAACAACTGTTCACCTTCAAAGGCACCGATCCCTCTCCCGCGGAGGACCAGGAGAGAACATCACTGACCGATCCCGTCCTAGCGGTCGTCTCACCATCATCTGGACTCATCGGCCCCATGGAATACCTCTCCTACACCTCCCTGAACTCTGTGCTGTTCTTTGATGCCGATGACCTTGAGCAGCAACTGACCCGTGCCGGCATACGAGGCCATTTCCAGGGCATCGACAACGCCGCCGACGCCGTCACCGAGACCCTGGCCGCCTCCAGGCTCGAGCAGCGCATGGACGTCTTCGGGATATCCCTCGGCTTGGTGGTGCTGATCCTGGCGACCATGGTGAGCGCCGCCGTCTACTGCGACCGGCGCCGGCGAACCAGCTTCGTCCAGCTCCTCCACGGCTACGGCTTCACCCGTCGGCACGGGCCGTTGCTGGCCGGAGATCTCGGCCTGGCCGTCCTGACAGCCACCGCCACCATGATGATCGGCGGCATGCACCTCCCCCGCGATCTCGCGGCAGCCGCCATCCTCGTCGCCGCACAGGTCAGCGTCGCCGCGCTCTTCGTGAGGGTCTACGAGACCCGGTCCCGCGCCGACTTCATCAAGCGTCCCTGA
- a CDS encoding ATP-binding cassette domain-containing protein yields MTAITTTAATTTSLKDAPFTLTATGLTKTFGNRTLWDGFSFTAESGTMTAITGPSGAGKTTLLNCVGLLEGFDAGQIVYGPWSFTGGPRHHVGARERSCLREVLGFLFQNYGLVETWNVRRNLMVPLRNRRGLTSRARDSMIAQALERVGLPGTQTTMIYTLSGGEQQRVALARLILKNPSVVLADEPTSALDHANRDLVLGVLRQLADDGALVLIATHSDHVADRCTGQVGLSPADQERRHGAGQRPAATSPS; encoded by the coding sequence ATGACCGCCATCACCACGACCGCCGCCACGACGACGTCGCTCAAGGACGCCCCCTTCACCCTCACCGCGACAGGCCTCACCAAGACCTTCGGGAACCGGACCCTGTGGGACGGGTTCTCCTTCACCGCCGAATCGGGCACCATGACCGCGATCACCGGGCCCTCGGGCGCCGGCAAGACCACCCTGCTCAACTGCGTGGGCCTGCTCGAGGGATTCGACGCCGGCCAGATCGTCTACGGCCCGTGGTCATTCACCGGGGGGCCACGCCATCATGTGGGCGCCCGGGAGCGCAGCTGCCTGCGCGAGGTGCTCGGATTCCTGTTCCAGAACTACGGTCTGGTCGAGACCTGGAACGTGCGGCGCAACCTCATGGTGCCCCTGCGAAACCGGCGGGGGCTCACGTCCAGGGCCCGGGACTCCATGATCGCCCAGGCACTGGAACGAGTCGGCCTGCCCGGGACGCAGACGACCATGATCTACACCCTGTCGGGCGGGGAGCAGCAGCGCGTGGCCCTGGCCCGCCTCATCCTCAAGAACCCGTCCGTGGTGCTGGCCGACGAGCCGACATCGGCCCTCGACCACGCCAACCGCGACCTCGTCCTCGGCGTCCTCCGGCAGCTGGCTGACGACGGAGCCCTGGTCCTCATCGCCACCCACAGCGACCACGTCGCCGATCGCTGCACGGGCCAGGTTGGGCTTAGCCCGGCCGACCAGGAACGGAGACACGGAGCAGGCCAGAGGCCGGCCGCCACCAGTCCGTCGTGA